In Paraburkholderia bryophila, a single genomic region encodes these proteins:
- a CDS encoding tyrosine-protein phosphatase: protein MPATAKICSPLRRFASTTLSRANGAVQRTVSDADCASRRTFLKGSASVLLMSGLSASLLSACGGGNLDADQPPTPRLASVDNFRDLAGAAAGYPTVDGKQMRRGAFYRANVLTLSSADATTIDKLGIATVYDLRTPGEIARTADILPGGAIVQTFNVLGTGDFVAPAFDSAGAATAFMEAQARAYVTGPAQRASFGALLTHLADGAGAQLFHSSAGKDRTGWVAALLQSIANVPLDVITQDYLLSNVYLAPSIQTQIETLRAQDGDAIATVETPFLNVQESYLQAGFDQVQANYGTMTNYLTQGLGLAQSTIDMLHSRLIT, encoded by the coding sequence ATGCCCGCCACCGCAAAAATCTGCTCGCCACTGCGCCGCTTCGCGAGCACGACCTTGTCGCGAGCGAATGGGGCTGTCCAGCGGACTGTGTCCGATGCGGATTGCGCGTCGCGCCGCACCTTCCTCAAGGGCTCGGCTAGCGTGCTGCTGATGTCGGGCCTGAGCGCTTCACTGCTGTCCGCCTGCGGTGGCGGCAATCTCGACGCCGATCAGCCGCCCACGCCGCGCCTTGCTTCGGTCGACAATTTCCGCGACCTCGCGGGCGCTGCGGCCGGCTATCCGACCGTCGACGGCAAACAGATGCGCCGTGGCGCGTTCTATCGCGCGAATGTGCTGACGCTCAGCAGCGCCGACGCCACCACGATCGACAAACTCGGCATCGCCACGGTCTACGACCTACGCACGCCGGGCGAGATCGCGCGCACCGCCGACATCCTGCCGGGCGGCGCGATCGTACAGACCTTCAACGTGCTCGGCACCGGCGACTTCGTCGCCCCCGCTTTTGATTCCGCCGGCGCCGCTACCGCGTTCATGGAAGCGCAGGCGCGCGCCTATGTCACCGGACCGGCCCAGCGCGCCAGTTTCGGCGCACTGCTGACGCATCTGGCCGACGGCGCCGGCGCGCAGTTATTTCATTCGAGCGCGGGTAAGGATCGCACCGGCTGGGTGGCAGCGCTGCTGCAGAGCATCGCCAACGTGCCGCTCGACGTCATCACGCAAGACTATCTGCTGAGCAACGTGTATCTGGCACCGTCGATCCAGACGCAGATCGAGACGCTACGCGCGCAGGACGGCGACGCGATTGCCACGGTCGAAACGCCGTTTCTGAATGTCCAGGAAAGTTACCTGCAGGCGGGCTTCGATCAGGTGCAGGCGAACTACGGCACGATGACGAACTATCTGACGCAAGGCTTGGGGCTCGCTCAGTCGACGATCGATATGCTGCACAGCCGGCTCATAACCTGA
- a CDS encoding ATP-binding protein, which translates to MRNPLNTLFGRMALLSTAVLFAIQAGWFVLIVMQPPRHEIDGFARGILLVLQAVNGEPMKGAALAPAMRVHLVPTWNMPASVHLGEPTRHPLTDLSRQLRDNLPPGTRIAVDDLRPPQLWVLFPGKSNWVVVPVDVPPRPRFLIEAVSMLAGALILSLLAVWQMQRPLSRVAGAAREFGSGGRPEPVTVQGPRELRDLIGSFNDMMRRLNEAGDDQAVMLAGVAHDLKAPLTRLKLRASVLVAESERAGLIRDVDSLTNIVQQFLEFAGQSADAGPPVEVEDFLREQFFAGDSSETPLFTLDLRAGPAFKLPRTLLDRLVTNLVDNALEHGSPPVDIATARSEGHWVISVRDHGPGIPDDRIAAAMKPFVRLDAARGGEGHCGLGLAIVARLAHDRGGRCHVRNHAQGGLEVRIELPVMAALT; encoded by the coding sequence ATGAGAAACCCGCTGAACACGCTGTTCGGCAGGATGGCGTTGCTCTCGACGGCGGTGTTGTTCGCGATTCAGGCCGGCTGGTTCGTGCTGATCGTCATGCAACCGCCTCGTCATGAAATCGACGGTTTCGCGCGCGGCATTCTGCTGGTGCTGCAGGCCGTCAACGGCGAGCCGATGAAGGGCGCCGCGCTCGCGCCCGCCATGCGCGTGCATCTCGTGCCGACCTGGAACATGCCGGCGAGCGTGCATCTGGGCGAGCCGACGCGGCATCCGCTGACCGATTTGAGCCGGCAACTGCGCGACAACCTGCCGCCCGGCACCCGGATCGCCGTCGACGATTTACGCCCGCCGCAACTGTGGGTGCTGTTCCCCGGAAAATCGAACTGGGTGGTCGTGCCGGTCGACGTGCCGCCGCGCCCGCGCTTTCTGATCGAAGCCGTTTCGATGCTGGCGGGCGCGCTAATCCTTTCGCTGCTCGCGGTGTGGCAGATGCAGCGACCGTTGTCGCGGGTGGCTGGCGCCGCTCGCGAATTCGGCTCGGGTGGCCGGCCTGAGCCCGTCACCGTGCAAGGGCCGCGCGAACTGCGCGATCTGATCGGTTCGTTTAACGACATGATGCGGCGCCTGAACGAAGCCGGCGACGACCAGGCCGTGATGCTGGCCGGCGTCGCGCATGACCTGAAAGCGCCGCTCACGCGCCTCAAATTGCGCGCCAGCGTGCTGGTCGCGGAAAGCGAGCGCGCCGGTCTGATCCGCGACGTGGACTCGCTGACCAATATCGTTCAGCAGTTCCTCGAATTCGCCGGCCAGTCCGCCGACGCCGGGCCGCCGGTCGAAGTCGAAGACTTTTTACGGGAACAGTTTTTCGCCGGCGACAGCAGCGAAACGCCGTTATTCACGCTCGATCTGCGCGCGGGCCCGGCGTTCAAATTACCGCGCACACTGCTCGACCGGCTGGTCACGAATCTCGTGGATAACGCGCTCGAACACGGCTCGCCGCCGGTGGATATTGCGACCGCGCGCAGCGAAGGACATTGGGTCATCAGCGTGCGCGACCACGGTCCCGGCATTCCGGACGACCGCATCGCCGCCGCGATGAAACCGTTCGTGCGGCTCGACGCCGCGCGGGGCGGCGAAGGTCACTGCGGCCTCGGTCTCGCGATCGTGGCGCGGCTCGCGCACGATCGCGGCGGACGCTGCCACGTGCGCAATCATGCGCAAGGTGGGTTGGAAGTGCGGATCGAGTTGCCGGTGATGGCGGCGTTGACGTGA
- a CDS encoding response regulator, which produces MNPQVLIVDDDPVVRDLLCKFLQSNGFDASVLHDGTHLQRRLERERPSVVVLDIMMPNTDGLRALTALRAAGDDIPVIFVTARGTVADRIVGLSLGADDYLTKPFDPRELLARIHTVLRRRGPSTTSAPESRKPYRFGPFELDFATRSLSRDDTKLALRDSEFALLKIFVNNPYKVLSRVLIHDLVHRDNLAFRDRSLDVPIWRLRRVIEEDPSNPCYVQTVRGKGYVFVPDADGTPFADEAASTA; this is translated from the coding sequence ATGAATCCACAGGTCCTTATCGTCGACGACGATCCGGTCGTACGCGATCTGCTATGCAAGTTTCTGCAATCGAACGGCTTCGACGCGTCGGTGCTGCATGACGGCACGCATCTTCAGCGGCGGCTCGAACGCGAGCGCCCCTCGGTCGTGGTGCTCGACATCATGATGCCGAACACCGACGGCCTGCGCGCGCTCACCGCGTTGCGCGCCGCCGGCGACGACATTCCGGTGATCTTCGTGACCGCGCGCGGCACGGTGGCCGACCGCATCGTCGGGCTCTCGCTCGGCGCGGACGACTACCTGACCAAGCCGTTCGATCCACGCGAACTGCTCGCGCGCATCCATACCGTTCTGCGCCGTCGCGGGCCGTCCACTACTAGCGCGCCGGAATCCCGCAAGCCGTACCGGTTCGGGCCGTTCGAACTCGACTTCGCGACCCGTTCGCTATCGCGTGACGACACCAAGCTCGCGCTGCGCGACAGCGAGTTCGCGCTGCTGAAGATCTTCGTCAACAATCCGTACAAGGTGCTGTCGCGCGTGCTGATTCACGACCTCGTGCACCGCGACAATCTGGCCTTCCGCGACCGCAGTCTTGACGTGCCGATCTGGCGTCTGCGCCGCGTGATCGAAGAAGATCCGTCCAATCCCTGCTACGTGCAAACGGTGCGTGGCAAAGGCTACGTATTCGTACCCGACGCCGACGGCACGCCCTTCGCCGACGAGGCCGCCTCCACCGCATGA
- a CDS encoding DUF6726 family protein, translating to MRVVAWLTLGAALLPLGGCAVAALPCRLTSATLKIVPVVGHAAAAPFDMCSSAID from the coding sequence ATTCGTGTCGTTGCGTGGTTGACGCTCGGCGCGGCGCTGCTGCCGTTGGGCGGCTGCGCCGTTGCCGCGCTGCCGTGCCGGCTGACCTCAGCCACGTTGAAAATCGTCCCGGTCGTCGGCCATGCCGCGGCCGCCCCGTTCGACATGTGTTCATCCGCGATCGACTGA
- a CDS encoding flagellar basal body L-ring protein FlgH — protein MTTLPLTLALGAAFCLAACSGGRQPSIVDTPMAPPLASASLNVNTQGAIYQAGTPLLLYETPRAQHIGDVLTIRLSESYSGNNSSTAAASRSSSITATAADQSTNAAARLARLFNIGSASTDYKGQGSLTDVSGMTGTLAVTVIGTMSTGNLVVSGEKMIAMSGNRDRLRLSGIVNPKDIEAGNYVASSKVANARIEQAGAGMVSDATTMGWLQRMFLSVLTF, from the coding sequence ATGACTACGCTACCTCTCACGCTCGCGCTGGGCGCGGCGTTCTGTCTCGCGGCCTGTTCGGGCGGCCGGCAGCCTTCTATCGTCGATACGCCGATGGCGCCGCCGCTCGCCTCTGCGTCGCTCAACGTGAACACGCAAGGCGCGATCTATCAGGCCGGCACGCCGCTGCTGCTGTACGAAACCCCGCGTGCGCAGCATATTGGCGATGTGCTGACGATTCGTCTGTCGGAGTCGTATAGCGGCAACAATAGTTCGACGGCGGCGGCGAGCCGTTCGAGCAGCATCACCGCCACCGCTGCCGATCAGTCGACCAACGCCGCCGCGCGGCTCGCGAGGCTGTTCAACATCGGCTCGGCGAGCACCGACTACAAAGGGCAGGGCAGTCTCACCGACGTGAGCGGCATGACCGGTACGCTGGCCGTAACCGTGATCGGCACGATGTCGACCGGCAACCTGGTGGTGTCGGGCGAGAAGATGATTGCGATGAGCGGCAACCGCGACCGCTTGCGCCTGTCGGGGATCGTCAATCCCAAGGACATCGAGGCGGGCAATTATGTCGCGTCGAGCAAGGTCGCCAACGCGCGGATCGAACAGGCGGGTGCGGGGATGGTGTCCGACGCCACAACGATGGGCTGGTTGCAGCGCATGTTTTTGAGCGTGCTGACGTTTTGA
- a CDS encoding response regulator produces MNQSILVVDDDPVVRELVSNYLQGRGFKVATLEHGLALQRKLQDERPALIVLDIMMPELDGISALRALRVAGDDIPVILLTARADPIDRVIGLELGADDYLGKPFEPSELVARIRTVLRRRGTIAPSAPEQRAPYRFGRFEVNFPARELRRDGERITLRSSEFAMLKVFVTHSMTVLTRAQLLEKLHGNSEAHRNRSLDVSIWRLRRLIEVDPSEPRYVQTVWGRGYVFVPDGEIGAAERSAAPLA; encoded by the coding sequence ATGAACCAATCCATTCTGGTCGTCGACGACGACCCCGTCGTACGCGAGCTCGTCAGCAATTATCTGCAGGGGCGCGGCTTCAAGGTCGCCACGCTCGAACACGGCCTGGCGCTGCAGCGCAAATTGCAGGACGAGCGTCCCGCGCTGATCGTGCTCGACATCATGATGCCGGAGCTCGACGGCATCAGTGCGCTGCGCGCGTTGCGCGTGGCCGGCGACGATATTCCCGTGATTCTGCTGACCGCGCGCGCCGATCCGATCGACCGCGTGATCGGCCTCGAACTCGGCGCCGACGACTATCTCGGCAAGCCCTTCGAGCCAAGCGAACTCGTCGCGCGCATTCGCACGGTGCTGCGCCGACGCGGCACGATTGCGCCGAGCGCGCCGGAACAGCGCGCGCCATATCGGTTCGGTCGTTTCGAAGTGAATTTCCCAGCGCGCGAATTGCGTCGCGACGGCGAGCGCATCACGCTGCGTTCGAGCGAATTCGCCATGCTCAAAGTGTTCGTCACGCATTCGATGACGGTGCTCACGCGCGCGCAGTTGCTGGAGAAACTGCACGGCAATAGCGAGGCGCATCGCAATCGCAGTCTCGATGTATCGATCTGGCGCTTGCGGCGGCTGATCGAAGTGGATCCGTCGGAGCCGCGCTACGTGCAGACGGTGTGGGGACGCGGGTATGTGTTCGTGCCGGACGGGGAAATCGGCGCGGCCGAGCGAAGCGCGGCGCCGTTGGCGTAG
- a CDS encoding SDR family NAD(P)-dependent oxidoreductase, whose protein sequence is MSVPSPAGFDRVVLITGAGSGIGAALARRIAAPRTALMLHARGADEASRERLAQVAADCHSSGAQCATLCADLAERGAAEHLIHQTLTSFGALDQLVANAGHAQRQTLHALDPDTFSAAWAAMPAAFAALVKRASPALETSKRGRVVALSSFVAHRYRADAPFAATAAAKAALESLAKTAAAELAPHGVTVNCVAPGYTRKDRGPSADNVSVWQHAAQATPLGHVAEPADIAALIAFLLSDEARHITGQVIHVDGGLTLG, encoded by the coding sequence ATGAGCGTGCCGAGTCCCGCCGGCTTCGATCGCGTCGTGCTGATCACCGGCGCGGGCTCCGGCATCGGCGCGGCACTGGCCCGGCGCATCGCCGCGCCGCGTACTGCCCTGATGCTGCACGCACGCGGCGCCGACGAAGCGTCGCGCGAACGCCTCGCTCAAGTGGCCGCAGATTGCCATTCGAGCGGCGCGCAGTGCGCAACGCTGTGCGCCGACCTTGCCGAGCGTGGTGCGGCGGAACATCTGATCCATCAAACGCTGACCAGCTTCGGCGCACTCGATCAACTGGTCGCCAATGCGGGCCACGCTCAGCGGCAAACGCTGCACGCGCTCGATCCCGATACGTTCAGCGCCGCCTGGGCCGCCATGCCGGCGGCGTTCGCGGCGCTCGTCAAACGCGCTTCGCCCGCGCTGGAAACGTCGAAGCGCGGCCGCGTGGTCGCGCTCAGTTCGTTCGTCGCCCACCGCTATCGCGCGGATGCGCCGTTTGCCGCGACGGCGGCGGCGAAAGCGGCGCTGGAGTCGTTAGCGAAAACGGCGGCGGCCGAACTTGCGCCGCATGGCGTGACCGTGAATTGCGTGGCGCCGGGTTATACCCGTAAAGATCGCGGCCCGAGTGCCGATAACGTATCGGTGTGGCAACACGCGGCGCAAGCGACGCCGCTGGGCCACGTCGCCGAACCCGCCGATATCGCCGCGCTGATCGCGTTCCTGCTCTCCGATGAAGCACGGCATATCACCGGCCAGGTGATTCACGTCGACGGCGGCCTCACGTTGGGCTGA